From a region of the Constantimarinum furrinae genome:
- a CDS encoding DUF4837 family protein yields the protein MKPFYLAILSVILLFSCEDNGKRDTSFLPESLGTTNSLQVIITNDLWNGAVGETIRDYFAAPVDGLPQEEPLFSMNQMPPSTYTDFARKYRTFLHVTLGNEDNVSIKKNSYAKPQIGAFITARSKESLIKLISENHKEIISAFKASEIQENQKRIKISLKNLDSLEMEFGLSLKVPSAYRIAHGNSDFYWIRKDLKSGSTNILVYEVPLSLITNDSTAVGEIIKIRDSIGGSYLPVEDDDRFITEAAYAPYLFTTEIDGKFAYETKGIWEVKDQYMAGPFLNYAVKDTANDRYLILEGFTYAPSVAKRDLQFELESILKSAKIK from the coding sequence ATGAAACCATTTTATTTAGCAATTCTTTCTGTTATTCTGCTTTTTTCATGTGAGGACAACGGAAAAAGAGACACTTCCTTTCTACCCGAATCGCTTGGAACCACCAACTCGCTCCAAGTCATCATTACAAACGACCTGTGGAACGGTGCCGTTGGAGAGACAATTCGGGATTATTTTGCAGCACCTGTGGATGGATTACCTCAGGAAGAGCCATTATTTTCAATGAATCAGATGCCTCCTTCTACCTACACCGATTTTGCCAGAAAGTACCGCACTTTTTTACACGTAACCCTTGGTAATGAAGACAATGTAAGTATTAAGAAAAACTCTTATGCAAAGCCGCAAATAGGTGCTTTTATTACCGCAAGGTCCAAAGAAAGCTTAATAAAACTTATTTCGGAAAACCACAAAGAGATCATTTCGGCCTTTAAGGCTTCAGAGATACAGGAAAACCAGAAGCGTATAAAGATCTCACTTAAAAACCTGGATTCCTTAGAGATGGAATTCGGACTTTCACTAAAGGTTCCTTCCGCATACCGAATAGCCCATGGAAATTCAGACTTTTATTGGATCCGCAAAGACCTTAAGTCGGGAAGCACCAACATACTGGTGTATGAAGTACCTTTAAGTCTCATTACTAACGATAGTACCGCTGTTGGCGAGATCATCAAGATACGCGATTCTATAGGAGGGAGTTATTTACCGGTTGAAGATGACGATCGATTTATTACTGAAGCAGCCTATGCGCCGTACCTGTTTACTACTGAAATTGACGGAAAGTTTGCCTATGAGACCAAGGGTATTTGGGAAGTGAAGGACCAATATATGGCCGGACCTTTCTTAAATTATGCCGTAAAGGACACAGCAAATGATCGCTACTTGATCCTGGAGGGCTTTACCTATGCGCCTTCGGTAGCTAAAAGAGACCTTCAATTTGAGTTAGAATCCATTCTGAAATCGGCCAAGATCAAATAA
- the tatA gene encoding twin-arginine translocase TatA/TatE family subunit, translating into MVALLIPMAIGPWQIALVVIVVLLLFGGRKIPELMRGLGSGIKEFKDASKEDPDDKKLDEKK; encoded by the coding sequence ATGGTTGCATTATTGATCCCAATGGCGATTGGTCCCTGGCAGATAGCATTAGTTGTTATCGTTGTTTTACTTTTATTCGGCGGAAGAAAAATTCCCGAATTAATGCGTGGATTAGGAAGCGGAATAAAAGAGTTTAAAGATGCTTCAAAAGAAGATCCGGACGATAAAAAACTGGATGAAAAAAAATAA
- a CDS encoding M23 family metallopeptidase → MAEKEKRTKKIKKKLLHKYRLVVLNEDTFEERFSFKLNRLNVFVFSTLFAVFLIVITTLLIAFTPLREYIPGYSSTSLKKKATDLTFKTDSLQQTININEQYLASIRKVLSGDVKTVEFNKDSILNAAKIDPSIINLAASRQDSLLREKVLAEDKYNPLAQNDVNIVLFPPVKGSISETYNPKEKHFAVDIITVKDAPVKATADGTVIFAEWTADTGNVIIIEHSNNLISVYKHNASLTKTQGQFVKAGEVIATVGNTGELTTGPHLHFELWSDGYPINPTNFIDFD, encoded by the coding sequence ATGGCCGAAAAAGAAAAAAGAACCAAAAAGATCAAGAAGAAGTTGCTTCACAAGTACCGGCTGGTGGTGCTAAATGAAGACACCTTCGAAGAACGATTTTCATTTAAGCTTAACCGCTTGAATGTATTTGTTTTCAGCACTTTGTTTGCGGTTTTTCTTATTGTTATTACTACTCTTTTGATCGCCTTTACACCGCTAAGGGAGTACATTCCCGGCTATTCTTCAACTTCGCTGAAGAAAAAGGCCACAGACCTCACCTTCAAGACCGATTCGCTGCAACAAACGATTAACATTAACGAACAATACCTGGCCTCTATACGTAAAGTACTATCGGGTGACGTAAAAACCGTCGAATTTAACAAGGATTCTATTTTAAATGCCGCCAAGATCGATCCGTCGATTATAAATTTGGCTGCCTCCAGGCAGGATTCTTTGCTCAGAGAAAAGGTGCTTGCCGAAGATAAATACAATCCATTGGCGCAGAATGACGTGAATATCGTATTATTTCCTCCGGTAAAAGGGAGTATTTCTGAAACCTATAACCCCAAGGAAAAACATTTTGCTGTAGATATTATCACCGTGAAGGACGCTCCGGTAAAAGCTACTGCCGATGGTACAGTGATCTTTGCCGAATGGACGGCAGACACCGGCAATGTGATCATTATTGAGCACAGCAACAATCTTATTTCGGTGTATAAACACAATGCATCCTTGACCAAGACCCAAGGACAGTTCGTTAAGGCAGGAGAAGTTATCGCTACAGTAGGGAATACCGGCGAGCTCACGACCGGCCCTCACCTCCATTTTGAACTCTGGAGTGATGGCTATCCCATTAATCCTACTAATTTTATTGACTTTGACTAA
- a CDS encoding GH3 auxin-responsive promoter family protein, producing the protein MSLKSTASKILAKKVVRDIRKWSTSPKKTQKKVFRSLIKKASSTRFGRDHDFSNIRSHADYVQRVPIRDYEGLRRYIDEMVEGKTDILWPDKPLYIAKTSGTTSGVKYIPLTKESLPYHTQAARNAILCYIHETGNSAFVDGKMIFLQGSPELAEKNGIKVGRLSGIVAHYVPKYLQKNRLPSWKTNCIADWEQKVDAIVAETRDEDMTVISGIPSWVQMYFEKLKKASGKHVGDLFKNFSLFIYGGVNYEPYRAKFEALIGRKVDSIELYPASEGFFAFQDKQQESGMLLLLDSGIFYEFVEADRFFEENPPRLTISEVATGVNYVMIISTNAGLWAYNLGDTVQFTSTKPYRVIVSGRIKHFISAFGEHVIGKEVEEAMQTTMEEHGFLISEFTVAPQTTVAEGELPYHEWLIEFESPPKEMTKVETTLDNALQQQNSYYADLIQGKVLQRLKITILKRHSFTNLMKEKGKLGGQNKIPRLANDREIADALHRLQA; encoded by the coding sequence ATGTCCTTAAAATCCACCGCTTCCAAAATACTCGCCAAAAAAGTCGTTAGAGATATTCGAAAATGGTCAACTTCCCCAAAAAAGACACAGAAGAAGGTTTTTCGTTCGCTAATCAAAAAGGCTTCATCAACCCGATTTGGCCGGGATCATGACTTTTCGAACATCAGATCGCATGCCGACTATGTTCAAAGAGTTCCTATTCGTGACTACGAAGGACTTAGAAGGTATATAGACGAGATGGTGGAAGGAAAAACCGATATCCTGTGGCCCGATAAACCCCTGTATATTGCTAAAACCTCGGGAACCACCTCTGGAGTAAAATATATTCCACTCACAAAGGAATCCCTGCCATATCACACACAAGCTGCACGGAATGCTATATTGTGTTATATACATGAAACGGGAAACAGTGCCTTTGTTGACGGTAAAATGATCTTTTTACAGGGAAGCCCCGAACTTGCGGAAAAGAACGGAATTAAGGTAGGGAGGCTTTCCGGGATCGTAGCTCATTATGTGCCTAAATACCTTCAGAAAAACCGATTACCGAGTTGGAAAACCAATTGTATCGCAGATTGGGAACAAAAGGTTGATGCCATCGTCGCTGAAACCAGAGATGAAGATATGACCGTGATAAGCGGGATACCTTCCTGGGTTCAGATGTACTTTGAGAAACTAAAAAAGGCCTCGGGGAAGCATGTAGGAGATCTTTTTAAGAACTTTAGCCTCTTCATCTATGGTGGAGTAAACTATGAGCCGTATCGCGCTAAATTTGAAGCTTTAATAGGACGCAAAGTAGACAGTATTGAGCTTTATCCTGCCAGTGAAGGATTTTTTGCCTTTCAGGATAAACAACAGGAGAGCGGTATGCTTTTGCTGCTCGATTCGGGAATTTTCTATGAATTTGTTGAAGCAGATCGGTTTTTTGAGGAAAATCCGCCACGATTGACCATTTCGGAAGTGGCAACAGGGGTAAACTACGTAATGATCATTTCAACCAACGCCGGTCTTTGGGCGTACAATCTTGGAGACACCGTGCAGTTTACCTCGACAAAGCCATACCGGGTAATCGTTTCCGGTCGAATCAAACACTTTATCTCGGCCTTCGGAGAACACGTGATTGGAAAAGAAGTAGAGGAAGCCATGCAAACTACCATGGAAGAACACGGTTTTTTAATTTCAGAATTTACAGTAGCACCACAAACCACGGTAGCGGAAGGAGAATTGCCGTATCATGAATGGCTTATCGAGTTTGAATCCCCTCCGAAAGAAATGACGAAAGTAGAAACTACCTTAGATAACGCCTTGCAGCAACAGAATTCATACTATGCAGATCTTATCCAAGGAAAGGTGCTTCAGCGGTTAAAGATTACCATTTTGAAGCGGCACAGCTTTACAAATTTAATGAAGGAGAAAGGAAAACTCGGCGGCCAAAACAAGATACCCAGACTGGCGAATGATCGAGAAATTGCCGATGCGCTACACAGGCTTCAAGCGTAA